The following coding sequences are from one Anguilla rostrata isolate EN2019 chromosome 16, ASM1855537v3, whole genome shotgun sequence window:
- the zgc:165481 gene encoding E3 ubiquitin-protein ligase RNF182: protein MSGAQTEAAAAAAAEERPASDELECKICYQRYNAHNRKPKILDCLHRVCARCLNKILDMGDGSQFISCPFCRHETEVTEYEVAGLPDDSNIMSKLATRDKSWSSDSKEVVLTPKNLSSSSPSHDSSNCLVITIMEVQRDLQRSPSRNGSSDYYAEQSLDSVSVTSNGPADQDVFSKFCNHVPRILVWLLGFFYFGSLPLGIYLLVIQRVTLGIVCVSLVPSSLTVCLVYGFCQCLCQGMCDCSSRS from the coding sequence ATGAGCGGCGCCCAGAcggaagcagcagcagcagcagcagcagaggagaGGCCCGCCAGCGACGAGCTGGAGTGCAAGATCTGCTACCAGCGCTACAATGCCCACAACCGCAAGCCCAAGATCCTGGACTGCCTGCACAGGGTGTGCGCCCGCTGCCTCAACAAGATCCTGGACATGGGCGACGGCTCGCAGTTCATCAGCTGCCCGTTCTGCCGCCACGAGACCGAGGTCACCGAGTACGAGGTGGCGGGGCTGCCCGACGACTCCAACATCATGTCCAAGCTGGCCACGCGGGACAAGTCCTGGAGCTCGGACAGCAAGGAGGTGGTCCTGACCCCAAAGAACCTCTCGTCCTCCAGCCCGTCCCACGACTCCTCCAACTGCCTGGTCATCACCATCATGGAGGTGCAGAGGGACCTGCAGCGCTCGCCCAGCCGAAACGGCAGCTCGGACTACTACGCGGAGCAGAGCCTGGACTCCGTGTCCGTCACCTCCAACGGCCCCGCGGACCAGGACGTCTTCTCCAAGTTCTGCAACCACGTGCCCAGGATACTGGTCTGGCTGCTGGGCTTCTTCTACTTCGGCTCCCTGCCGCTGGGGATCTACCTGCTGGTGATCCAGCGGGTGACGCTGGGCATCGTGTGCGTGAGCCTGGTGCCCTCCagcctgactgtgtgtctggtgtACGGGTTCTGCCAGTGCCTGTGCCAGGGCATGTGCGACTGCTCCTCCCGGAGCTGA